The Micromonospora sp. Llam0 genome includes a window with the following:
- the pyrF gene encoding orotidine-5'-phosphate decarboxylase: protein METFGQRLHRAVTARGPLCVGVDPHPELLTRWGLPGDVDGLARFAATAVDALGDVAAVVKPQSAFFERFGSAGIGVLESTIRQFREAGALVLLDVKRGDIGSTAAAYASAYLDPASPLAVDAVTASPYLGVGALAPMFDLAGRHGGGVFVLALTSNPEGRAVQHARVSDGRTVAQTVIDEISQLNVGAEPIGSFGLVVGATVGDTGHELSHVNGPLLAPGLGAQGGRPEDLRTVFGQALSAVLPSYSREVLNAGPDPSALRAAAEQTLVKCREALGVPV from the coding sequence ATGGAGACCTTTGGTCAGCGACTGCACCGGGCCGTCACCGCCCGGGGCCCGCTGTGCGTGGGCGTCGACCCGCATCCGGAGCTGTTGACCCGGTGGGGGCTGCCGGGCGACGTCGACGGGCTGGCCCGGTTCGCCGCCACGGCGGTCGACGCGCTCGGCGACGTGGCCGCGGTAGTGAAGCCTCAATCGGCGTTCTTCGAACGTTTCGGGTCCGCCGGCATCGGTGTCCTAGAGTCAACTATCCGACAGTTTCGCGAGGCCGGGGCCCTCGTCCTGCTCGACGTGAAGCGCGGCGACATCGGTTCGACGGCCGCCGCGTACGCCTCCGCCTACCTCGATCCGGCGAGCCCGTTGGCGGTCGACGCGGTCACTGCCAGCCCGTATCTGGGCGTCGGCGCGCTCGCTCCGATGTTCGATCTCGCCGGCCGGCACGGCGGCGGCGTCTTCGTGCTCGCGCTGACCTCGAATCCTGAGGGGCGGGCCGTGCAGCACGCCCGGGTGTCCGATGGACGCACCGTCGCGCAGACGGTGATCGATGAGATTTCGCAGCTCAACGTGGGTGCGGAGCCGATTGGCAGTTTCGGTCTGGTGGTCGGTGCGACCGTTGGTGACACCGGTCATGAACTGTCGCATGTCAATGGCCCATTGCTCGCTCCGGGGTTGGGTGCGCAAGGTGGACGGCCCGAGGACCTGCGGACAGTGTTCGGGCAAGCGCTTTCCGCAGTCCTTCCGTCGTACTCCCGTGAGGTGCTGAACGCCGGCCCGGATCCGTCGGCGTTGCGGGCTGCAGCCGAACAGACGCTTGTTAAGTGTCGGGAGGCTCTCGGGGTTCCGGTCTGA
- a CDS encoding IS982 family transposase encodes MHVDLDTLATALYVRIDDELKASPHLNRWRPAVGITARITDAELITVSVMQALLGYHNETRWIRYARKSIIHLFPHLPKQPGYNKRLRALTTQLAHFITVLATDTDLWRHPIRIADSTPVPCGTSRETVQRSDLAGWAGYGYCASHSRLFWGLRLHLVTTVHGLPVAFALTNAKTDEREVLIDLVTLQPGMFHHPDGVILVVDKGYRDRDTEIWLNDNDVTVVRPAYRTEPARPGRGLLRAVRQTIESVNQTFKSQLDLEQHGGRTITGVAVRVLQRVLALTAAIWHNWHTGQPTLRSLTAFDH; translated from the coding sequence GTGCACGTCGATCTGGACACCCTCGCGACCGCACTGTACGTCAGGATCGACGACGAACTGAAGGCGTCCCCGCACCTCAACCGGTGGCGTCCAGCGGTCGGCATCACCGCCCGGATCACCGACGCCGAACTCATCACGGTGTCAGTGATGCAGGCACTACTCGGCTACCACAACGAGACCCGCTGGATCCGCTACGCCCGCAAATCCATCATCCACCTGTTCCCCCACCTGCCCAAACAGCCCGGCTACAACAAACGGCTGCGAGCGCTGACCACCCAACTGGCCCACTTCATCACGGTGCTCGCCACCGACACCGACCTGTGGCGGCACCCGATCCGGATCGCCGACTCCACACCCGTGCCCTGCGGCACATCCCGCGAGACGGTGCAGCGTTCCGACCTGGCCGGCTGGGCCGGCTACGGCTACTGCGCCTCCCACTCCCGGCTGTTCTGGGGACTACGCCTGCACCTGGTCACCACGGTCCACGGACTGCCGGTCGCGTTCGCCCTCACCAACGCCAAGACCGACGAACGTGAAGTCCTCATCGACCTGGTCACCCTGCAACCCGGCATGTTCCACCACCCCGACGGGGTGATCCTGGTCGTGGACAAGGGCTACCGCGACCGCGACACCGAAATCTGGCTCAACGACAACGATGTCACCGTCGTACGCCCCGCGTACCGCACCGAACCCGCACGACCCGGCCGGGGCCTGCTCCGCGCCGTCCGGCAGACCATCGAATCAGTCAACCAGACCTTCAAAAGCCAACTCGACCTCGAACAGCACGGCGGCCGGACCATCACCGGCGTCGCCGTCCGGGTCCTGCAACGCGTCCTCGCCCTGACCGCCGCGATCTGGCACAACTGGCACACCGGCCAACCGACCCTGCGCTCCCTGACCGCATTCGACCACTGA
- the mihF gene encoding integration host factor, actinobacterial type, which yields MPLPSLTPEQRAAALEKAAEIRKARAELKEQLKQGKTTLAAVLDRAESDDVVGKLKVSAVLQAMPGIGKIRATQIMEKLKIADSRRLRGLGDQQRKALLGEFAAN from the coding sequence GTGCCGCTCCCGTCACTGACCCCCGAACAGCGCGCAGCCGCGCTGGAGAAGGCCGCGGAGATCCGTAAGGCCCGTGCTGAGTTGAAGGAGCAACTCAAGCAGGGCAAGACCACCCTCGCCGCCGTGCTCGACCGGGCGGAGTCCGACGACGTTGTCGGCAAGCTGAAGGTTTCCGCCGTGCTGCAGGCGATGCCGGGCATCGGCAAGATCCGGGCGACCCAGATCATGGAGAAGCTCAAGATCGCCGACAGCCGTCGCCTCCGTGGCCTCGGCGACCAGCAGCGCAAGGCCCTGCTCGGGGAGTTCGCCGCGAACTGA
- the gmk gene encoding guanylate kinase, with protein MYDDARPAARLTVLSGPSGVGKDSVIELIRARSPWIWLSVSVTTRPMRDYEVDGVHYYFVDRPEFERMAATGQLLEWAEFAGNLYGTPRSAVEQRLRAGEPVLLKIDLQGARQVRAAMPEAQLVFLAPPSVEELKRRLVGRGTDDEETIRRRLEHADEELAAEREFDVTVVNDEVKRAATELVGLLGSSLLTDAQSHRPA; from the coding sequence ATGTATGACGACGCGCGCCCGGCAGCTCGGCTCACGGTCCTCTCCGGCCCCTCCGGGGTCGGCAAGGACAGCGTGATCGAGCTGATCCGGGCGCGCTCGCCCTGGATCTGGCTGTCCGTCTCGGTGACCACCCGCCCGATGCGGGACTACGAGGTCGACGGCGTCCACTACTACTTCGTCGACCGACCCGAGTTCGAGCGGATGGCCGCCACCGGGCAGCTGCTGGAGTGGGCCGAGTTCGCCGGCAACCTCTACGGCACGCCGCGCTCGGCGGTCGAGCAACGACTACGCGCCGGCGAGCCGGTGCTGCTGAAGATCGACCTGCAGGGTGCCCGGCAGGTACGGGCCGCGATGCCCGAGGCCCAGCTGGTCTTCCTCGCGCCACCCAGCGTCGAGGAGCTGAAACGGCGCCTCGTCGGTCGGGGGACCGACGACGAGGAGACGATCCGTCGCCGGCTGGAGCACGCCGACGAGGAGTTGGCCGCCGAGCGGGAGTTCGACGTCACGGTGGTGAACGACGAGGTGAAGCGAGCCGCGACCGAGCTGGTAGGATTGCTCGGTTCGTCATTATTGACCGACGCCCAGTCACACCGCCCGGCCTGA
- the rpoZ gene encoding DNA-directed RNA polymerase subunit omega — protein sequence MGSIASPEGITNPPIDELLEKTSSKYALVIFAAKRARQVNAYYSQLGEGLLEYVGPLVETTPQEKPLSIAMREINSNLLTAEPTDQP from the coding sequence GTGGGATCCATTGCCAGCCCGGAAGGCATCACCAACCCGCCCATCGACGAGTTGCTGGAGAAGACCTCGTCGAAGTACGCCCTGGTGATCTTCGCCGCCAAGCGTGCCCGCCAGGTCAACGCGTACTACAGCCAGCTCGGTGAGGGCCTGCTGGAGTACGTCGGACCGCTGGTGGAGACCACGCCGCAGGAGAAGCCGCTCTCCATCGCCATGCGGGAGATCAACTCCAACCTGCTCACCGCCGAGCCCACCGACCAGCCCTGA
- the coaBC gene encoding bifunctional phosphopantothenoylcysteine decarboxylase/phosphopantothenate--cysteine ligase CoaBC gives MSAGTPDRVPPRVVLGVGGGIAAYKACELLRLLTESGHQVKVVPTAAALRFVGAPTWSALSGQPVADDVFSDVHDVPHVRLGQQADLVLVAPATADLIARAAHGLADDLLTNTLLTARCPVLLAPAMHTEMWEHPATADNVALLRRRGVLVIEPATGRLTGSDSGKGRLPDPGEIFAVARRVLARSAGTAAGLVGADLAGRRVVVTAGGTREPLDPVRFLGNRSSGKQGYAFARTAVARGAQVTVIAANVSLPDPAGVRLVRVGSTEELRVATLAAAAEADVVVMAAAPADFRPASYVPTKIKKDDGGRAPVIELVTNPDIAAELGAAKRPGQLLVAFAAETGDLLTNARAKLARKNADLIVANQVGADRVFGADANSATVLDADGPVAVLDERGKEQLADDVWDLVAARLAQ, from the coding sequence CTGAGCGCCGGTACGCCGGACCGCGTCCCGCCCCGGGTCGTCCTCGGCGTCGGTGGCGGGATCGCCGCGTACAAGGCGTGTGAGCTGCTTCGGCTGCTGACCGAGTCGGGCCACCAGGTCAAGGTGGTGCCGACTGCGGCCGCGTTGCGGTTCGTCGGTGCGCCGACCTGGTCGGCGCTGTCCGGGCAGCCGGTCGCCGACGACGTCTTCAGCGACGTCCACGATGTGCCGCATGTGCGGCTCGGCCAGCAGGCCGACCTGGTGCTGGTCGCCCCGGCCACGGCGGATCTGATCGCCCGGGCCGCGCACGGGCTCGCCGACGACCTGCTCACCAACACCCTGCTGACCGCCCGGTGCCCGGTGCTGCTCGCCCCGGCGATGCACACCGAGATGTGGGAGCATCCGGCCACCGCCGACAACGTCGCGCTGCTGCGCCGTCGCGGGGTGCTGGTCATCGAGCCGGCGACCGGCCGGCTGACCGGGTCCGACTCCGGCAAGGGCCGACTGCCCGACCCCGGAGAGATCTTCGCCGTCGCCCGCCGGGTCCTGGCCCGGTCCGCCGGAACAGCCGCCGGCCTCGTCGGCGCCGACCTCGCCGGCCGGCGGGTGGTGGTCACCGCCGGCGGCACCCGCGAACCGCTCGACCCGGTGCGGTTCCTCGGCAACCGGTCGTCCGGCAAGCAGGGGTACGCCTTCGCCCGTACCGCCGTGGCCCGTGGCGCGCAGGTGACGGTGATCGCCGCGAACGTGTCGCTGCCCGATCCGGCCGGTGTCCGGCTGGTCCGGGTGGGCAGCACCGAGGAGCTGCGGGTCGCCACGCTCGCCGCGGCGGCCGAAGCCGACGTGGTCGTGATGGCGGCGGCGCCGGCTGACTTCCGGCCGGCGAGCTACGTACCCACGAAGATCAAGAAGGACGACGGGGGGCGAGCGCCGGTGATCGAGCTGGTCACCAACCCGGACATCGCCGCCGAGCTCGGCGCGGCCAAGCGCCCCGGCCAGCTCCTCGTCGCGTTCGCTGCGGAAACCGGGGACCTGCTGACCAACGCCCGGGCGAAGCTGGCGCGCAAGAACGCGGACCTGATCGTCGCCAACCAGGTGGGTGCCGACCGGGTGTTCGGCGCGGACGCCAACTCCGCCACGGTGCTCGACGCCGACGGCCCGGTCGCGGTGCTCGACGAACGCGGCAAGGAGCAGCTCGCCGACGACGTCTGGGATCTGGTGGCGGCCCGACTGGCGCAGTGA
- the metK gene encoding methionine adenosyltransferase has product MARRLFTSESVTEGHPDKIADQISDGILDALLAQDPRSRVAVETLITTGQVHVAGEVTTQAYADIPAIVRETILGIGYDSSKKGFDGASCGVSVSIGAQSPDIAQGVDTAIERRVGESADDALDAQGAGDQGMMFGFACSETPELMPLPIALAHRLARRLSATRKDGTIPYLRPDGKTQVTVEYDGLRPVRLDTVVVSSQHAADISLESLLTPDVREHVIAPELEGLGLDTDGYRLLVNPTGRFEIGGPMGDAGLTGRKIIVDTYGGYARHGGGAFSGKDPSKVDRSAAYAMRWVAKNVVAAGLAERCEAQVAYAIGKAHPVSLFVETFGTENVPVDRIERAIGEVFDLRPAAIIRDLDLLRPIYRPTAAYGHFGRELPEFAWERTDRAADLKSAAGA; this is encoded by the coding sequence GTGGCACGCCGTCTCTTCACCTCCGAGTCTGTCACGGAGGGCCACCCGGACAAGATCGCCGACCAGATCAGCGACGGGATCCTCGACGCGCTGCTGGCCCAGGACCCCCGGTCCCGGGTCGCGGTCGAAACCCTGATCACCACCGGCCAGGTGCACGTCGCCGGGGAGGTCACCACGCAGGCGTACGCGGACATCCCGGCCATCGTCCGCGAGACGATCCTCGGGATCGGCTACGACTCCTCGAAGAAAGGGTTCGACGGCGCGTCCTGCGGGGTGAGCGTGTCGATCGGCGCCCAGTCGCCGGACATCGCCCAGGGCGTCGACACCGCCATCGAGCGCCGGGTCGGCGAGTCGGCTGACGACGCGCTCGACGCCCAGGGCGCCGGCGACCAGGGCATGATGTTCGGGTTCGCCTGCTCGGAGACGCCGGAGCTGATGCCGCTGCCGATCGCGTTGGCGCACCGGCTGGCGAGGCGGCTGTCGGCGACCCGCAAGGACGGCACCATCCCCTACCTGCGGCCGGACGGCAAGACCCAGGTCACCGTCGAGTACGACGGGCTGCGGCCGGTACGGCTGGACACCGTGGTCGTCTCCAGCCAGCATGCCGCGGACATCTCGCTGGAGTCGCTGCTCACCCCGGACGTCCGCGAGCACGTGATCGCCCCCGAGCTGGAGGGCCTCGGTCTGGACACCGACGGTTACCGGCTGTTGGTCAACCCGACCGGACGCTTCGAGATCGGCGGACCGATGGGCGACGCCGGCCTGACCGGCCGGAAGATCATCGTGGACACGTACGGTGGGTACGCCCGGCACGGTGGCGGCGCGTTCTCCGGCAAGGACCCGTCGAAGGTGGACCGCTCGGCGGCGTACGCGATGCGCTGGGTGGCCAAGAACGTGGTGGCCGCCGGGCTGGCGGAGCGGTGCGAGGCGCAGGTCGCGTACGCGATCGGCAAGGCCCACCCGGTGAGCCTGTTCGTGGAGACGTTCGGCACCGAGAACGTGCCGGTGGACCGGATCGAACGGGCGATCGGCGAGGTGTTCGACCTGCGGCCGGCTGCGATCATCCGGGACCTGGACCTGCTGCGGCCGATCTACCGGCCGACCGCCGCGTACGGCCACTTCGGTCGGGAGCTGCCGGAGTTCGCCTGGGAGCGCACCGACCGGGCCGCTGACCTGAAGTCCGCCGCCGGAGCCTGA